The sequence CTGGGTGTTATGTAATGGATAATGTACACTCCATCGGTCTTTATCGCAAAATAAACCCTGGCAGGGTGATCTGGACCCTGACGCAGAGcgcttattacacagctactcACCTAGTAAAGAAATATTTGCACATAAAAGAATGGTTTGAAATTGTTTTGTAATTCCACCTCTGGGGCTACATTGTTGTtttctgctaattaaaaaaaaatccaatgcaGTATACAAAACAAATGGCCTAGAAACAATATTACATGATATTAAAATACTGAGGTTCTCTGTGGAAATTTTCACTTCAATCGATAACTTTGTTTTATACAGAGTtataaatgtgttctttttagtcactgttgtgttttgaatttttaccTCCGACAGTCCCTTGAGATCACTAGAAACATGAGGCTTCTGCTGGAGGAGGTGAGTGATCTTTATTCATAAcaacatgtataatatatttaataattgtaattacctCATCCTGTGTTGTTGAACAGTTGTTAGTGATGATGTCAAATTAGTGTGTATCTCATGGGACAGATTCAGCCTGAGACCCAACAAAAACCTGGGATCTaagaaataaaccaaaaatgTTATTCTAGTTAACTAAGCCTAGAACCATAAAACAAccatttttgttacttaaaatgaaatatttcatatatatatatataaatatatatattagggctgtcaaatgattaatcacatgtGGTGTCAAATTTGTGGTgtcttgtttacataatatatttgtgcgtatactgtgaatatttattatgtatatataaatacaaacacatgcatgtatatatttaagaaaaatatgttatgttattttttaaatatatttatatataacataaaatataagaatatgaaaatataaatgtatatacatgtaaatattttctaaatatataatttatgtgtgtgtatttatatatacataataaatataccctgtacacatacatatattatgtaaacaaaacttttattttggatgtgattaatcgtgattaatcatttgacagccctaatatatatatatatatatatatatatatatattttaatttttttttatatagttacaaagttagatatttttttttttattaaggaagaattttttttttatgaattaaacaaTATAGACAAgacacaaaaactaataaaaatgacaaaaaaaacgtTACAACTGTAACTACAATTAaacacagaaaatatataaaaaacaaattaaaaacagtaactaTTATAGAATCTTGAAGAAAAACGAGGAAAAAACTATGATTCTGCAATATTTCAAATtgtgctgataatataatttgttttgatttgtttttaggGAAAATGCTAAATTCACTAGTAATCTCAGTTGTATACCTCACTgttcaaacaatcaaacaaatctgtaattcttcaataaaacataatttaaaataaatgtgatgatTATTTATTGCTGAGCACCCTTTTCTTAAATTGgcctttttttcattcatgcaagAAATGTATAAATTGCCTACTTTAATGTGCACTCAtactaaattattttcaattcttCAACAGAGTAAAGATGCAGGGATCAGGACACTTGTTATGCTGGATGAGCAAGGAGGTAATGAATTATCTTCATGCACTTTGTATAAATAGAGATAAAATGTACAGCAGCTAAACAATCAACTAATTACTTGCAAATGCATCATTAGTTGTTCTTTTATCCTGTTGCATCTGTAAGACAGGTAGCTATTATCTTTATGCTAATGATACAGAATATGCACAAGATGATGGAGTACAGACCGCGCGTTCTTCATCTTTTGTTATTTACTCATCCTTTCAGTATGACATATATAAATACAGCCATATATGATTCGGTACATATGGAAATATATAccctctgtgtgtttttgtgtgcatgcTTGCATATTTCCCCTTTCAATTCCCCTTCCCCCTGCCTTCTACTCCTTTCCCCATCTCCTTCGCATGGGCAGAACAACTGGACCGCATAGAAGAGGGTCTGGATCACATCAACAAGGACATGAAGGAGGCTGAGAAAAATCTCACTGACATGGCCAGGTGTTGTGGTCTGTGCATCTGGCCATGTACAAAGTAGGTCTCCTTCCAGACACCTGAGCCATGGCTGCTTGGTGGTCCATGATGTCACCTCTCTGCCCATGCCTCTGTCCCACTGATAACCTGTCCTGCTGTGATGTTGCTACATGTTAGTCTTTGGCTGTTTTGTGAGCAGAGGTTCATGCAGGACTCcatgtaaatatttgaaatgaaGATAAATGTTATGTAACTTGTGCTCACATAACAAATGCAGTGTTTGtagatattaataaaattttttttttagttcatatcTTTCCATTTCGCTTGTCATTTGGAGCTAGAGCTACCATGGATGTTTAGTCGCTTATGGGTGTTTGGCGCTTCTTGCTGAGAAAACGGttgttgtttgttagttttttttttatctcgtcTCCATACTTTAACCCCTGAAACTTCCATACTCTGTGATCCCACCTTCCGTCATCCAGAGCAGCTTGAGCGGATTGAGGAAGGGCTGGACCAGATCAACCAGGACATGAAGGAAGCTGAGAAAAACCTAACAGATCTTGGCAAATGTTGCGGTCTGTGCTCCTGTGATAAGTATGTGATGTTTGGAGGGGCTTGGCTTGTAGTTGCTTGCATGAAAATCATTTTGCGCCAGTAATTGCTTGTGTGAACTCAAGAAATCACAGGAAGCTGGTTGGatgtattgtctttttttatattgttcatatattatatattatatattatatatatatatatatatatatatatatatatatatatatattatatatatatatatatatatatatatatatatatatatatatatatatatatatatatatctatatatatatatatatatatatatatatatatatatatatatatattatatatataattgagattcaacacattagaatgatttctaaagtgtcatgtcacactgaagactggagtaatggctggtgaaaattcagcttggccatcacagaaataaattacatttcaaaatacatcaaaatataaaactgttattttaaattgtaataacatttgacagtattactgtttttactttatcaaATATATGTAGCatagtgagcataaaagactttcaaaaatatttttaaaaatcgtaattattccaGAACTGACTGGTAGCGTGTATAAATTTATATTGCTctatataagaaatgttttgaaaggaacaatacctttaaaaaaatttaaatatcaaaaatatgcaaCCTCGCTGGTCTTTAACATCAAACTACAGTAATGCAACTCATGACTTAAATTACTTAACTATTGCCAGACAAACAACCAAATAATGTACTGTGATTTGTGTGGTTCATTTAAAACAGATGCAACACCAACTGTACCTGTGTGTTCAGAGTCAGTGTTGAATCCCCTTCTAACAATTTCGGCAGTTACAGCCTACTGGTATGACAACTGGTATGACTTATCTTCTCAACTTTGTCTTTCTCATATGGTTTCTCTCAGACTAAAGGACTTTGAAGCAAGTGGGGCGTATAAGAAGGTTTGGGGTAATAACCAGGATGGAGTGGTGTCTAGCCAGCCCTCTTCCCGAGTAatggatgagagagagaaaatgaccATGAGCGGTGGATATATTAGAAGGTGCCAGAACTTTTGGCTTCTCATCCATAAATTGACTACCATTTCAAAGCAATCGCtcagatttaaaataaagaaataaacatacctttaatacttttttgagcaagtatgcatttattgattatatgtgacagtaaatacattatttatgttCTTTAGAACCTTACAATTCCATGTTTTTGAACACATAGAATGAAGTTTCTATAGGTTCTAAGTTTCTATATGACCCTGAATTCTGCTAATGGCTACTAAGaatcacaggaattaattgaataatattaaaatagaaaaacagttgttttaatttgtgattatattttacaacatgactgtatttttgttcaaatagttgcagccttggtgagcaaaagaaagttctttcaaaacatttaaaaaatcttagcacccccgaacttttgaacagtgtataAGCAATCACTTGTCTTTGATAGAGTGACAAACGATGCAATGGAGGATGAAATGGAGGAAAACTTGGCACAGGTCAGCAGTATCCTTGGCAACCTCAGAAGCATGGCACTTGACATGGGCAATGAAATCGACACTCAGAACATCCAGATCGAACGCATTCAGAGCAAGGTCAGTGTTTGGAAGGGGTTCAGAAACATCTGTTCTACAAAGAGCagctgaacattttaatattaacctttttttttttttttttgcaggccaTGGTCAATGAATCCCGCATCAATGAGGCCAATCAGAGGGCCACAAAGCTAATATCAAGATAAAAACATGGGATTTTCCTTTgaaacatttacagtcttctagGAAAATGTGTGCACATTGGATACAAATTATTaagctgtttatattttaaattactatttacaGAACTTGGATTATTGCCTACTGATATGACtatatgatattattatgttCCAACAACAGCTCTTAAATTGAATGAATGTTATTATACTGTCTCTAGTCTGTGCTGTAATTGTAATTCAAGCGTGTATTGTACAGTATAGGCTATAACGacacatcttaatttttttttaagcctgcAGAACACTTTTCATAGCTGATAAAAGCTCACTATTCAGACAAAGCAGTGTCTTAAAGTTGTATTggtaaatgtaatttctttgtaTACATTGAGTagctttttaaaaagtaaatccAGTTTAAAAGGTCAAGGGTTTGTTTCAAGACGgacacatttttattagtttttttttctgctatacaTGGGCCACTTGCTTAGATTCTTCAAATAATCtttcttctattttattttattttcaaaataaaacaaaattgatatttttcaggtaatcatttattttatttcaaacctgtgactttttttttctgtggagcaaATGATAACTGGCAActtagtcaccattcactttgaTTTAGTCTTTTTTGGCACAATAAGACTGAAGGTTACTCAGTGTGGGACATTCTCCTAACTAAGTAAAACAAAGTCAGCCAACTGTGAGTcgaaaaaaaacatgaaggtgaataaatgacacttcattttggggtgaactgtccctttaagctgtGGGACAAATCTCTACGTAGCTTTTTTTTTCCGACTCATGCACGCATATCTGAGGAACTCACTACACCCACCTAGCGGCTGCTAcaaaaaattacaatgccacTCCCCACGTCTGAAGCAACTCTGAAGCAGAACCTCAAAATGGTGGCGTTTTGTTGTATGGCCACCTCATTACAAAACTAAATGATGGTGAACATTCAACGAATActcaaacatttaatttcattttgctgCCTTCCGAACTTCTGCTTGATAGCCTATATTCCTATGATCCTCAAGAAGATGCAACTGATAGCGACCTGGGGTCCACAGATGAACAATAGTTGCAACACAATCCAATGTTTCTCCTTCAATCGCTTCAGTGTAAAGGCCTAAATTAATTCCAGCATGTGTAAGCCTACTGTGAGGAATAGCCCCTTTGTGATTTGTGTCgttaattgctttattttaaccattttataaTGTTAGTTGCTTACACATTCTCTTTAGtagacataaatatattaatatgtacagtatagcaCAAATCTTTGAAGTAtagcatatgttttttttaatacagtttttataaattatacaaacaGGGCGCAGATCTTTTGAGCGATATATTTCATTAACGTGAACAGGAAATCGTGGAGTACAAATATTtggattattttatatgtttttttttttatttatatatatatatatatatatataacagagaTTGCACTCTAAGCGATATATTTCATTAACGTGAACAGGAAATCGTGGAAATAGTAGTATTTAGCTTATTATCTATCTAGCCGAATATTTTACAGCTGAGCATaaccagaaaaatatatatatatatatatgcctgttTTAAATCTCAGTGTACAAATTTCAGACCAGGaattcactttttaattttttttttattattatttattattattattataactattggGACTGTAGCTTCGAAAGTCTCCAAACACCACAAAATAGCACATTAGACTGGAAAAAACGCGTACAAAATCCGCAAATATTTTTACGCGATATTTTTAACTTGTATGTGAATAAAAGGCGacttaaatttacttttatttaattgcaagTTGGACATTTCCATGCTTATACTGGGCCCCAGGGTTTGCATGTACAGTTAGAACTGCTTCCACGCAGGCATAGGGAAGGATTACTATAGAATGTTGGCGAACTATCGTTGTGGAGGGGGAAAAACACGTAGAGCTGAGTCTGCGCGACGCAGGGGATCACTGCCTACGAAGTTTATCGGGCAAGACTACGCCGACAAATCCTAGGACGCATTCGGCCGCACTGTAGGTAATTACCACTCAATCTATCGCTAATATCAAGAGCAATAAAGTTGATCGCCATTCAAACGTACGCAGTTTCGATTTGACTCCAAATTGGTTCGTAAACGCGTCTACGAAATGCGTGCGTAGTCCATTTTTTCTACGACAGGCTAACGACAAACAAATTACAAATCCGTTTGCGTTTCCTGGAGGAATATTTGCTTATTACGATATCTGAATCTATCTTCACGCGGTCGATTGAATACTGTACGCGAGATTTTTGAGAAATGGCAGATTTGCACGCTCGAGACAAATGCTGTATGTCCGTGATGGCGCTCGCTCGATTCTCTGTGTTCCTATTGCTCTCTGACGATTAGGCAGGAAAACAACAAAGAAGCAGGAAGCATATGGGCACACCGGCGAGGCGGTGTGAGATCACGCCGCAATTAGTTGTAAcagttaatttaaagtaaaagGATCCTAGAAAAATAGGATTCTGTGCTTTGCCCAAATAATCTCTGTCTGTGCCTGTTCTGTCCTTTTAAAGCGCAGAACAGAAGCAACATTCATCACATGACCATAATAAATCAGAGGGACAGTAAGTTTATTGTACAACAcaattagcacacacacacacacacacacacacacatatatatatatatatatatatatatatataaacatgcatgtatacaatgctaattgtatatactgtataatatttatgtataattaaaagaaaatattaaaatatatagagtattttaatacaattaatattttaactcCGCATCAAGAAGCCAAATATGAGGAATTAAGAACAGGTTAGTTGTATTTAATTAGTGTGTCACATCCGTTTTCTTCTTTGCTGAGTAGGTTGAAGAGAATGATGTTGAAAGCTTCTGGATGAAtttcacttttgattttaaatttgtatcttttattatttcaGCCATATAATTCATCAAGCCTTCTGATGGATGAAGTGTAGAAGCCCTGTTTGATTTAGTTGATTAGTTTTGAAGAGCAGAGGAAGAAGGATGTCAGAGTTCATGCCATACCCTTACAGAGGGCCCGGAGGTGCTTTGATGCGCTTCAAGAAAAGAAAGTCACGTTTCACATTCCAGGAGGTTGAACTGCTGCTCAGTGAGGTGCAGAATAAACGGCATATTCTGGTTGGTAAGTcaaacctttttattttcatatcacaAGATTCAATAGGATgtgaaattatgtaaattatgcttTGCATATGTGAGGGATAATAGTTAAATGAACTCACGATTTGAACAGGAAAGTTCAACCGGGGCATTTCGAAGGATCTGAAAAACCGCACATGGGCAGATGTGACGGCACGTATCAATGAGGTCAGTGAGTGTCATCGAGAAATTATTGAAGTCATTAAGAAATGGGCAGACCTCAAATGCGACACCAAGCGGAGGGTGGCTGCCATGAGGGCATCGGGAGCCACGGCCGCCCAAATCGCACAAGAGCTGTCGCCTATAGAAACTATGGTGCACCAGATCCTTCAGATGTCTAACCCTAACAAAAATGTGAGCAGTTTGGCAAATGATGACCAAATGGATGACGAAGACGAGGACATTCCAGGTCTCTCTGAGATACCACACAGCTTCTCTCACATGGCAAATGGCAGGCCTCATTCGTTTGCTTTGCCAATGCCACCTCCCTTCCACACTAGTATCCCAGGCAAGAGTGATACAGAGCTTCCTGCACACATGATGTTCGGTGGTgagttccatttttattttatttttaaatgaggtAGGTGATTCATTACTGAGTGTTTGaatgttcaaaatatattaaatttgttacttttattgtattgatAGATTCATCAGTGCCTCTAATAGATGTCCAGACTGACACATCAGAAAAGGAAGGTAAGAAACAATGCAGAGAGAATGCAGatggtttttttaataaattttttttatttttttttttaaattttattctttttttataatcttgTTAAAAAATATAGTCACTTTACATTGGGTGACGTGAATaccttttatgatgtttttttttttttttttttttgtgtgtgaaagtgtttttttgtgtcaaatttgtaatgtttgtggttgtttattctttattttgtgttatatatttgatttttaggttgttatttttcattaaaactttttttattaatattggaaAATATTGTATTTGGGACAATAgatgattaatatttatttgattattgcttttttacatttataaaaaatgtaatatttaaaaaactcaaCTTAATTATctcataaaaatatttgaaaaaaaaaaacttttacctcAAGGTATGTAGATTATAccttgaaaaatacacacacacaaattttaatatatatatatatatatatatatatatatatatatatatatgtgtgtgtctatatgtatatatatatatatatatatatatatatatatatatatatatatatatatatatatatatataatatatatataaaaaagtttatacaatttttatgtgATGTTTAGTGATGCTTACACAAAGTGACCACAAAGtgacatttttagtttaaaaaaattaaatcttgctgaaattgatattgtttttgttaatgtggtcattgttttttttatggggttTATTGGGTGATGtttaactgaaatgtgtgttggcagtgtgtgaacacaaccaccctataatgataaaaaacctttttttttttatctactgaaatctttacccctttctcaagtCGAGTCGATCTCGGAtacctgtctgtgtgatgtcacaaagacgggcccctcccacgatagtttgattgacactagtgtttcagcacagactggactggtgtcttgtCTTAGACCGGCCCTGAGTTAGCTGtcatcagtctgccattgtttcaccgccgagcagatgtagacaagaatgactcctaagcgattgaggtgttctgttgttggatgtaataatgaacatagaagccgacatctgagccgctgaagacaccGTGGATTACATttgcggggtcagcagagctcattaacatttaaagcaaaatgctacaaaactgcgtgctctgaaaatagctgtttttgatggtaaaaaaggtgttttttacactaccattgagaaattttaaccaaactatagCCCTGtttgcacgggattagtattacatGGTGACCTCCagtaatttgtaataattgcagagGTTGTATGCGAATCAGCCATat is a genomic window of Cyprinus carpio isolate SPL01 chromosome B15, ASM1834038v1, whole genome shotgun sequence containing:
- the LOC109103168 gene encoding synaptosomal-associated protein 25-like isoform X1, whose translation is MAADSTMRSEVEELQRRANQVTDESLEITRNMRLLLEESKDAGIRTLVMLDEQGEQLDRIEEGLDHINKDMKEAEKNLTDMARCCGLCIWPCTKLKDFEASGAYKKVWGNNQDGVVSSQPSSRVMDEREKMTMSGGYIRRVTNDAMEDEMEENLAQVSSILGNLRSMALDMGNEIDTQNIQIERIQSKAMVNESRINEANQRATKLISR
- the LOC109103168 gene encoding synaptosomal-associated protein 25-like isoform X2, translating into MAADSTMRSEVEELQRRANQVTDESLEITRNMRLLLEESKDAGIRTLVMLDEQGEQLERIEEGLDQINQDMKEAEKNLTDLGKCCGLCSCDKLKDFEASGAYKKVWGNNQDGVVSSQPSSRVMDEREKMTMSGGYIRRVTNDAMEDEMEENLAQVSSILGNLRSMALDMGNEIDTQNIQIERIQSKAMVNESRINEANQRATKLISR
- the LOC109103168 gene encoding synaptosomal-associated protein 25-like isoform X3, with the protein product MRLLLEESKDAGIRTLVMLDEQGEQLDRIEEGLDHINKDMKEAEKNLTDMARCCGLCIWPCTKLKDFEASGAYKKVWGNNQDGVVSSQPSSRVMDEREKMTMSGGYIRRVTNDAMEDEMEENLAQVSSILGNLRSMALDMGNEIDTQNIQIERIQSKAMVNESRINEANQRATKLISR
- the LOC109103168 gene encoding synaptosomal-associated protein 25-like isoform X4, which translates into the protein MRLLLEESKDAGIRTLVMLDEQGEQLERIEEGLDQINQDMKEAEKNLTDLGKCCGLCSCDKLKDFEASGAYKKVWGNNQDGVVSSQPSSRVMDEREKMTMSGGYIRRVTNDAMEDEMEENLAQVSSILGNLRSMALDMGNEIDTQNIQIERIQSKAMVNESRINEANQRATKLISR
- the LOC109103179 gene encoding myb-related transcription factor, partner of profilin-like, giving the protein MSEFMPYPYRGPGGALMRFKKRKSRFTFQEVELLLSEVQNKRHILVGKFNRGISKDLKNRTWADVTARINEVSECHREIIEVIKKWADLKCDTKRRVAAMRASGATAAQIAQELSPIETMVHQILQMSNPNKNVSSLANDDQMDDEDEDIPGLSEIPHSFSHMANGRPHSFALPMPPPFHTSIPGKSDTELPAHMMFGDSSVPLIDVQTDTSEKEGSNMQFIEPRSQPSQNPIGIKGFLSHPIAEKSHVREKPNHNTTFNGPSSASIPTFLAPSAVAASSSRSAPARLPPQPAPVEPRSLQERLSQSASLSLQEQQATTLLIGSLSRSLESLAESVQRLVHTQQQFSRDTLQLQRDTLHVLRDFSSNALTLLQDKVNGHP